Proteins encoded by one window of Cryptococcus gattii WM276 chromosome K, complete sequence:
- a CDS encoding L-serine ammonia-lyase, putative (Similar to TIGR gene model, INSD accession AAW46072.1) has translation MTIATSELYNHKEIPQPWRETPLVPSPALSRLAGCRIFLKLDNLQPSGSFKSRGIGNLVRRSIQRAPPNAPLHFYSSSGGNAGLACVTAATSLGYPSTVVVPMTTTPMMISKLITAGASNVIQEGVSLYHADAYLKEQILPQDQWGVYIPPFDHEDIWQGAESVAEEVVNQMGGERPDAMVCSVGGGGLMIGICQGLEKVGGTKREEGGEGTHQTEVIAVETQGADSLNQAIKAQELITLPSITSIATSLGCARVASRALDIALGLSPALPQPISLPPSPMPSPSSSPTETSLPDSIATLDKARGPMKNSKVVPTLVTDKEAVQACIQFLDDERILVEPACGATLALVYTGRLKEVMKGRLTEDSKVVLVVCGGSNVSFDVLQRFKVEYGL, from the exons ATGACAATTGCCACCTCCGAATTATACAACCACAAGGAGATCCCTCAACCTTGGAGGGAGACCCCCCTCGTCCCGAGCCCCGCCCTCTCTAGGCTCGCTGGGTG TCGTATTTTCCTCAAGCTTGATAACCTCCAGCCAAGTGGTTCATTCAAATCTCG AGGTATTGGTAACCTTGTCCGTCGATCTATCCAGCGTGCCCCGCCTAACGCACCTCTCCACTTTTACTCCTCCTCTGGTGGCAACGCCGGTCTCGCCTGCGTCACCGCTGCTACCTCACTCGGCTACCCCTCCACTGTCGTCGTACCGATGACCACCACCCCTATGATGATCTCCAAGCTCATCACTGCGGGTGCATCCAACGTCATTCAAGAAGGCGTCTCCCTCTACCACGCCGATGCGTATCTGAAAGAACAAATCCTCCCTCAAGATCAGTGGGGGGTGTACATCCCGCCCTTCGATCATGAGGATATCTGGCAAGGAGCGGAGAGTGTGGCCGAAGAGGTTGTTAACCAAATGGGAGGGGAGAGACCAGATGCCATGGTTTGTTCTGTcggtggaggaggattgATGATTGGGATCTGCCAGGGATTGGAAAAAGTGGGCGGCACCAAGCGAGAAGAGGGAGGCGAAGGAACGCATCAGACAGAAGTGATCGCTGTCGAGACTCAAGGTGCAGACTCGCTCAACCAAGCAATCAAAGCCCAAGAGCTCATTACCCTTCCATCCATTACTTCTATCGCTACTTCTCTTGGCTGTGCTCGCGTGGCTTCGCGAGCTCTTGATATCGCTCTCGGTCTCTCCCCTGCTCTCCCTCAACCCATTTCTCTCCCCCCATCTCCAATGCCCTCcccatcctcttccccaaCTGAGACCTCTCTTCCGGACTCAATCGCAACCTTGGATAAGGCTAGGGGCCCGATGAAGAACAGCAAAGTCGTTCCCACCCTCGTGACCGACAAAGAGGCCGTCCAGGCTTGCATCCAATTCCTTGACGACGAACGTATCCTCGTCGAACCTGCTTGTGGCGCGACCCTCGCCCTAGTCTACACTGGCCGATTAAAAGAGGTGATGAAGGGACGACTCACAGAGGACAGCAAGGTGGTCTTGGTTGTTTGTGGTGGGTCTAATGTTAGTTTCGACGTGCTGCAGAGGTTCAAGGTGGAGTATGGATTATAA
- a CDS encoding Tubulin gamma chain (Gamma tubulin), putative (Similar to TIGR gene model, INSD accession AAW46213.1), with the protein MGREIISLQAGQAGNQIGAQFWQKLCAEHGISPQGDLEDWAADGGQGDRKDVFFYQADDEHYIPRAILIDLEPRVINSILTSPFKGLYNPENIYVSKDGGGAGNNWAQGYSAGEKVYDDLMEMIDREADGSDSLEGFMLLHSIAGGTGSGLGSYLLERLNDRFPKKLIQTYSVFPESSDVVVQPYNSLLATKRLVNNADSVVVLDNAALTRIAADRLHIQDPSFVQTNQLAATVMAASTTTLRYPSYMNNDLVGIIASLIPTPRCHFLMTSYTPFTGDEIDKAKSIRKTTTLDVMRRLLQPKNRMVSTTSTKSSAYISCLNIISGDVDPTDVHKSLLRIRERQLANFIPWGPASIQVALTRKRGMGAGSNRVSGVMMANHTSMASLFKRMIHQYDMLRKRNAFLEQYKKEDMFANGLEEFDDARRVVQELQEEYLAAERPDYIDFGGE; encoded by the exons ATGGGAAGGGAAATAATTTCATTACAG GCTGGGCAAGCTGGTAATCAGA TTGGAGCGCAA TTTTGGCAAAAGCTCTGTGCCGAACATGGTATCTCCCCCCAGGGTGACCTGGAAGATTGGGCGGCCGATGGAGGGCAGGGTGATCGTAAAGACGTTTTCTTTTATCAAGCAGATGACGAGCATTACATTCCTCGAGCTATTCTTATCGACCTCGAACCTCGA GTGATCAACAGTATCCTCACTTCCCCATTCAAAGGTCTTTATAACCCCGAAAACATCTATGTCTCAAAggatggtggtggtgctgGCAATAACTGGGCGCAAGGTTACAGTGCAGGAGAAAAAGTCTATGATGATTTGATGGAGATGATTGATCGAGAAGCGGATGGAAGTGATTCCCTTGAA GGCTTCATGCTCCTCCACTCTATAGCAGGTGGTACCGGATCCGGCCTCGGCTCTTACCTTCTCGAACGCCTCAACGATCGTTTCCCTAAAAAACTCATCCAGACCTATTCTGTCTTCCCCGAATCATCCGACGTTGTCGTTCAACCTTACAATTCTCTTCTCGCCACGAAGCGACTTGTAAACAATGCTGATAGTGTGGTGGTGCTGGATAATGCGGCATTGACGAGGATTGCGGCGGATAGACTTCATATCCAAGATCCAAGCTTTGTACAGACTAACCAGTTG GCGGCAACAGTGATGGCAGCGTCTACCACTACCCTTCGTTACCCAAGTTATATGAACAATGACCTCGTAGGCATCATCGCGAGCCTTATCCCCACTCCTAGATGTCATTTTTTGATGACTTCCTATACTCCATTCACTGGTGACGAAATTGACAAG GCTAAATCCATTCGCAAAACTACAACTCTCGACGTTATGCGCCGCCTCCTCCAACCAAAAAACCGCATGGTCAGCACGACATCCACCAAATCATCCGCCTACATTTCTTGCCTCAACATTATCTCTGGTGATGTCGACCCGACAGATGTGcataaatcattattaaGGATAAGAGAAAGGCAGCTTGCAAACTTTATCCCATGGGGACCGGCGAGTATACAAGTGGCGCTTacgaggaagaggggtATGGGAGCGGGGAGTAATAGAGTTAGTGGAGTTATGATGGCAAATCATACCAGTATGGCTAGT TTGTTCAAGCGGATGATCCACCAATACGACATGCTCCGCAAACGTAATGCTTTTCTCGAACAATACAAAAAAGAAGACATGTTTGCCAATGGGCTTGAAGAGTTTGACGATGCGAGGAGGGTGGTACAAGAATTGCAGGAAGAGTATTTGGCGGCGGAACGACCGGATTATATCGATTTTGGAGGGGAGTAA
- a CDS encoding Pyridoxin biosynthesis protein PDX1 (Sor-like protein), putative (Similar to TIGR gene model, INSD accession AAW46074.1), with translation MSSSEPTIIPSTNPLPPTNGVLGATGTSTPILGSRGGPSGGGAGGSFGVKSGLAQMLKGGVIMDVMNAEQAKIAEEAGASAVMALERIPANIRRDGGVARMSDPGMIKEIMEAVSIPVMAKVRIGHIVEAQILQAVGVDYIDESEVLTPADDQHHIGKHAFKVPFVCGCKNLGEALRRISEGAAMIRTKGEAGTGDVVEAVRHQRAVMSDIRKAASMTDEELYAFAKELSAPYHLLKETARLKRLPVVSFAAGGVATPADAALMMQLGCDGVFVGSGIFLSGDPAKRARAIVQAVTHYNNPQVLAEISTNLGEAMVGISTAHEGEKIQGGRLAGRGN, from the exons ATGTCCAGCTCAGAGCCCACCATTATCCCCTCTACCAACCCCTTGCCTCCTACCAACGGCGTTCTCGGGGCGACCGGCACGTCCACTCCTATCCTCGGTAGCCGTGGTGGGCCCAGTGGCGGAGGTGCGGGCGGTAGTTTTGGTGTCAAGTCTGGTTTGGCTCAAATGTTGAAAGGCGG TGTTATCATGGACGTGATGAATGCGGAACAAGCCAAGATTGCGGAAGAGGCTGGTGCCAGTGCTGTCATGGCTCTTG AGAGGATCCCTGCCAACATCCGTCGTGACGGAGGTGTTGCTCGTATG TCCGATCCTGGCATGATCAAGGAGATCATGGAAGCTGTATCCATCCCTGTCATGGCCAAAGTCCGTATCGGCCACATTGTCGAGGCTCAAATCCTCCAAGCTGTTGGCGTTGATTATATTGAC GAATCCGAGGTCCTCACTCCTGCTGATGATCAGCACCACATTGGTAAACACGCATTCAAAGTCCCCTTTGTCTGCGGCTGCAAGAATCTTGGTGAAGCTCTTCGTCGTATCTCTGAAGGTGCCGCGATGATCCGCACCAAGGGCGAAGCCGGTACAGGCGACGTTGTGGAAGCGGTCAGGCACCAGCGAGCAGTGATGAGCGATATTCGAAAGGCTGCGAGCATGACGGATGAGGAGCTTTACGCCTTTGCCAAGGAGTTGTCTGCTCCTTACCATTTGTTGAAGGAGACCGCAAGGCTGAAGAGGTTGCCAGTCGTCTC CTTCGCCGCCGGTGGTGTGGCTACCCCTGCCGATGCTGCTCTCATGATGCAACTCGGCTGCGACGGTGTCTTTGTCGGATCTGGTATCT TCTTATCGGGCGACCCTGCCAAGCGTGCACGAGCTATCGTCCAAGCTGTAACCCACTACAACAACCCTCAGGTATTGGCTGAGATCTCCACCAACTTGGGTGAAGCGATGGTCGGGATCAGCACTGCCCATGAGGGTGAGAAGATTCAAGGTGGACGATTGGCTGGTAGAGGTAATTAA